In the genome of Xanthobacteraceae bacterium, one region contains:
- a CDS encoding glycosyltransferase family 2 protein, whose protein sequence is MIPNPTEGVRYSLVIPVYNEEAVLPLLLHRLNTLLAQLDAKAEAIFVDDGSRDTSSIILEAKAKDDPRIRFIRLSRNFGHQIAITAGMDVAAGDAIIVMDADLQDPPEVILEMIARWKEGYDIVQARRLSRDGESAFKKKTAAIFYRLLGKLSSIDIPRDVGDFRLIDRKVLEAFREMPERDRFVRGMFAWLGFKQTEVAFHRPARAAGETKYPFWKMVRLAVNGVVSFSDAPLKAAIWCGAAVSALAVLYGVYSIFAGLFSDSVVRGWTSTVVIVSFLCGLNMLLTGMVGLYVGRIHAEVKRRPLYVVAKKVGFRAEEKASRDDVRAA, encoded by the coding sequence ATGATCCCGAATCCGACCGAAGGCGTCCGCTACAGCCTGGTCATCCCCGTCTACAACGAAGAAGCCGTGCTGCCCTTGTTGCTGCACCGGTTGAACACGCTGCTCGCGCAGCTCGACGCGAAGGCGGAAGCAATCTTCGTGGACGACGGCTCGCGCGACACTTCTTCCATTATACTCGAAGCGAAGGCGAAGGACGATCCGCGCATTCGCTTCATTCGCCTCTCGCGCAACTTCGGCCACCAGATCGCGATCACCGCGGGCATGGATGTCGCGGCCGGCGACGCCATCATCGTGATGGATGCCGACCTGCAGGATCCGCCGGAAGTGATCCTTGAGATGATCGCGCGCTGGAAGGAAGGCTACGACATCGTGCAGGCGCGCAGACTCTCGCGCGACGGCGAAAGCGCCTTCAAGAAAAAAACCGCGGCGATTTTCTATCGCCTGCTCGGCAAACTTTCCTCGATCGACATTCCGCGCGACGTTGGCGATTTCCGCCTGATCGACCGCAAGGTGCTGGAAGCGTTCCGCGAAATGCCGGAGCGCGACCGCTTCGTGCGCGGCATGTTCGCGTGGCTCGGCTTCAAGCAAACGGAAGTCGCGTTCCATCGCCCCGCGCGCGCAGCGGGCGAAACAAAGTATCCGTTCTGGAAAATGGTGCGCCTCGCCGTGAACGGCGTGGTGAGTTTCTCCGACGCGCCGCTGAAGGCCGCGATCTGGTGCGGCGCCGCCGTATCGGCGCTCGCGGTGCTCTACGGCGTCTATTCGATCTTCGCCGGGCTGTTCAGCGACAGCGTGGTGCGCGGCTGGACCTCGACGGTGGTGATCGTCTCGTTCCTGTGCGGGCTGAACATGCTGCTGACCGGCATGGTCGGTCTTTATGTCGGCCGCATCCATGCGGAAGTGAAGCGCCGCCCGCTCTATGTCGTCGCGAAGAAAGTTGGCTTCCGCGCGGAAGAAAAAGCATCGCGCGACGATGTGAGGGCCGCATGA
- the rdgB gene encoding RdgB/HAM1 family non-canonical purine NTP pyrophosphatase: MARKLSGRVVLATHNAGKLKEMRELLAPHGVEVVSAGELGLPEPEENGTTFEANARIKAEAAAKAANLPAFADDSGLTVDALNGAPGIYSARWAGSSKNFSQAMRIVEEKLHEANAKTPAQRKAAFVSALCVAWPDGETVTFEGRVDGTLVWPPRGTAGFGYDSMFLPDGKEKTFGEMTAEEKHGLPPHGEGLSHRARAFLKLAEACLG, from the coding sequence ATGGCGCGCAAACTTTCCGGACGAGTCGTGCTTGCGACCCACAATGCCGGGAAGCTGAAGGAAATGCGCGAACTGCTCGCGCCCCACGGCGTCGAGGTCGTCTCCGCCGGAGAACTGGGGCTGCCGGAGCCGGAAGAAAACGGCACGACATTCGAGGCCAACGCGCGCATCAAGGCGGAAGCCGCCGCGAAGGCCGCGAACCTTCCCGCCTTCGCGGATGATTCCGGCCTGACGGTGGACGCGCTGAACGGCGCGCCGGGGATCTACTCCGCGCGCTGGGCGGGATCGTCGAAGAATTTTTCGCAGGCCATGCGCATTGTCGAGGAAAAGCTGCACGAAGCGAACGCGAAGACGCCCGCGCAGCGCAAGGCCGCGTTCGTTTCCGCGTTGTGTGTCGCGTGGCCCGATGGCGAGACGGTTACGTTCGAAGGCCGCGTGGACGGCACGCTGGTCTGGCCGCCGCGCGGGACCGCCGGCTTCGGCTACGACTCGATGTTCCTTCCCGACGGAAAGGAAAAAACCTTCGGCGAGATGACGGCGGAAGAAAAACACGGCCTGCCGCCGCACGGCGAAGGGCTGTCGCATCGCGCGCGCGCGTTCCTCAAACTCGCGGAGGCGTGCCTTGGCTGA
- a CDS encoding class I SAM-dependent methyltransferase — MTQLFDNYDRSYGQVVQGSIDFSGLKHDFFLQAKADLMRARIAAHFGEHTKPDGLDVGCGVGAFHPYVRQYFTRYCGVDISPKSIEQAMAAKRDVEYVSYDGAAIPYWDKSFDFVSAICVMHHVPPMQWQRFMNEMKRVIRPGGLVCIIEHNPWNPLTRIAVNRCEFDADAVLLRSSKTMSLMQEAGLKNIETDFFLMLPWANRAARAVERAFSWTPLGAQYMTCGEV; from the coding sequence ATGACCCAATTGTTCGACAATTACGACCGCTCCTATGGACAGGTCGTGCAAGGCTCGATCGACTTCTCCGGCCTGAAGCACGATTTCTTCTTGCAGGCGAAGGCTGATCTGATGCGCGCGCGCATCGCCGCGCATTTCGGCGAGCATACGAAGCCGGACGGCCTCGATGTCGGCTGCGGCGTCGGCGCGTTTCATCCCTATGTGCGCCAATACTTCACGCGCTACTGCGGCGTGGACATTTCGCCGAAAAGCATCGAACAGGCGATGGCCGCGAAGCGCGACGTGGAATATGTCTCCTATGACGGCGCCGCGATTCCCTATTGGGACAAGTCATTCGATTTCGTGAGCGCGATCTGCGTGATGCACCACGTTCCGCCGATGCAGTGGCAGCGTTTCATGAACGAGATGAAGCGCGTGATCCGCCCCGGCGGGCTCGTCTGCATCATCGAGCATAATCCGTGGAATCCGCTGACCCGCATCGCGGTGAATCGCTGCGAGTTCGATGCCGACGCGGTCCTGCTGCGTTCGAGCAAGACCATGAGCCTCATGCAGGAAGCCGGGCTGAAGAACATCGAGACCGATTTCTTCCTGATGTTGCCGTGGGCCAACCGCGCGGCGCGCGCCGTCGAGCGCGCGTTCTCGTGGACGCCGCTCGGCGCGCAATACATGACCTGCGGCGAGGTCTGA
- a CDS encoding penicillin-binding protein activator, which translates to MLSRRTALLLGASALVTGCSTMSSIMDDRSPMSPNADANPTNNQIEVQPLQNIGQGNIRVGLILSLSGSGNAGAAAQSMRNAAELALAEFANPNIQLMVKDDGGTAQGAQNAAQAAISEGAEIMLGPLFSHAVASAGQITRNRSVPMIAFSTDTNVAARGIYLLSFQPENDVDRVISYAAARGKKSMIAFVPDNAYGNVVEGAIKQYGSQYKINVITLQRYPNSVSEMQAAARRASTSARMADMFLIGDGAEATATIVAALNASGVNTKRVQMLGTGLWDDQNVFTNRDLEGAWFAAPATEGFRGFAQRYQARYGNAPARTASLAYDAVSLVAQLVKTQGPNRFSEDVLTSRSGFAGVDGVFRFRNDGTCERSLSIMEIRGGGARTVQAAPPNFNTSAAL; encoded by the coding sequence ATGCTGTCGCGCCGTACCGCGTTGCTGCTCGGCGCTTCCGCGCTCGTCACCGGCTGCTCGACGATGTCGAGCATCATGGACGACCGCTCGCCGATGTCGCCGAATGCAGATGCCAACCCGACCAATAACCAGATCGAAGTCCAGCCGCTGCAGAATATCGGGCAAGGCAATATCCGCGTCGGACTCATTCTTTCGCTGAGCGGTTCCGGCAATGCGGGCGCCGCCGCGCAGTCCATGCGCAACGCCGCCGAGCTTGCGCTCGCCGAATTCGCCAATCCGAATATTCAGCTCATGGTCAAGGACGACGGCGGCACCGCGCAGGGCGCGCAGAATGCGGCGCAGGCCGCGATCTCCGAAGGCGCGGAGATCATGCTCGGCCCGCTGTTCAGCCACGCGGTCGCTTCCGCCGGCCAGATCACGCGCAATCGCAGCGTGCCGATGATCGCGTTCTCGACCGACACCAACGTTGCGGCGCGAGGCATTTATCTGCTCAGCTTCCAGCCGGAGAACGATGTCGACCGCGTGATTTCCTATGCCGCCGCGCGCGGCAAGAAATCGATGATCGCCTTCGTGCCCGACAATGCCTACGGCAACGTGGTCGAAGGTGCGATCAAGCAATACGGCAGCCAGTACAAGATCAACGTCATCACGTTGCAGCGCTATCCGAACAGCGTTTCCGAAATGCAGGCGGCCGCGCGCCGCGCCAGCACGAGCGCACGCATGGCCGACATGTTCCTGATCGGCGACGGTGCGGAGGCGACCGCCACCATCGTCGCGGCGCTGAATGCGAGTGGCGTCAACACGAAGCGCGTGCAGATGCTCGGCACCGGATTGTGGGACGACCAGAATGTATTTACGAACCGCGACCTCGAAGGAGCGTGGTTTGCTGCGCCCGCGACGGAGGGTTTCCGCGGCTTCGCGCAACGCTATCAGGCGCGTTACGGCAATGCGCCCGCGCGCACCGCGAGCCTCGCCTACGACGCGGTGTCGCTGGTGGCACAGCTTGTGAAGACGCAAGGCCCCAATCGCTTTTCCGAGGATGTGCTGACCAGCCGTTCCGGCTTTGCGGGCGTGGACGGCGTGTTCCGCTTCCGCAACGACGGCACCTGCGAGCGCTCGCTCTCGATCATGGAAATCCGCGGCGGCGGCGCGCGCACCGTGCAGGCTGCGCCGCCGAACTTCAATACGAGCGCTGCACTTTAA
- the rsmI gene encoding 16S rRNA (cytidine(1402)-2'-O)-methyltransferase, translating to MGDRRSSKEAEVRPADTAKPARLAPGLYVVATPIGNLRDITLRALDVLRAASLVLCEDTRVTRKLFERHQVNTKLLAYHDHNAESVRPRVLKELEEGAAIALVSDAGTPLVSDPGYKLVAAAIEAGHKIFPVPGASAALAALVAAGLPTDRFFFEGFLPPKSGARKSRLVELQKIPATLVFYESGPRLAESLADMSATLGAREAAVCRELTKAFEEIRRGTLAILAAHYTETGAPKGEIVVIVSPPGEEAVIDDAALDAKIESALKKLSLKDAAAAIAAETGLPRKGIYARALALAEKKK from the coding sequence ATGGGCGACAGACGCAGTTCCAAAGAGGCGGAAGTGAGACCGGCGGATACGGCGAAACCCGCCCGCCTTGCTCCTGGTCTTTATGTGGTCGCGACCCCGATCGGCAACCTCCGCGACATCACGTTGCGCGCACTCGATGTGCTGCGCGCGGCAAGCCTCGTGTTATGCGAGGACACGCGCGTCACGCGAAAACTGTTCGAGCGGCATCAGGTCAATACGAAGCTGCTCGCCTATCACGACCACAACGCCGAAAGCGTGCGGCCGCGCGTGCTGAAGGAGCTGGAGGAGGGCGCTGCCATCGCGCTCGTTTCCGACGCAGGCACGCCGCTCGTTTCCGATCCGGGTTACAAGCTGGTCGCGGCCGCAATCGAAGCGGGGCATAAAATATTTCCTGTGCCCGGCGCTTCGGCCGCGCTTGCCGCGCTGGTCGCGGCGGGATTGCCGACGGATCGTTTTTTCTTCGAGGGTTTTTTGCCGCCCAAATCCGGCGCGCGGAAATCGCGGCTTGTCGAGCTGCAGAAAATTCCGGCGACGCTGGTGTTCTACGAGAGCGGACCGCGGCTCGCAGAATCGCTTGCCGACATGAGCGCCACGCTCGGCGCGCGCGAAGCCGCGGTATGCCGCGAGCTGACGAAGGCCTTCGAGGAAATCCGTCGCGGCACGCTGGCCATACTTGCCGCGCATTACACTGAGACGGGCGCGCCGAAAGGCGAGATCGTGGTGATCGTTTCGCCGCCCGGCGAAGAAGCTGTCATCGACGACGCCGCCCTCGATGCAAAAATCGAATCCGCGCTGAAAAAGCTTTCGCTGAAAGACGCGGCGGCCGCGATTGCGGCCGAGACCGGCTTGCCGCGCAAGGGAATCTATGCGCGTGCGCTGGCGTTGGCCGAGAAAAAGAAATGA
- the grpE gene encoding nucleotide exchange factor GrpE, whose protein sequence is MQDETKKPAEHTAEGRPGAANENAPQGAYIDERTQLEAQVVKLEAQAAELKDKYLRAHAEMENTRRRAERDVADARNYSIAGFARDMLNVADNLGRALDAVDPMAREAAEGTLRSLLDGVDLTGRELLKSLEKHGVKRIDPKGQKFDPNFHQAMFEVPDESVPAGTVVQVVQPGYGIGERVLRPAMVGVAKGGPKAAPTEGAEVDKTA, encoded by the coding sequence ATGCAGGACGAAACCAAAAAACCGGCAGAACATACGGCTGAAGGGCGGCCCGGCGCGGCGAACGAGAATGCGCCGCAGGGCGCCTATATCGACGAGCGCACCCAGCTCGAAGCGCAGGTCGTGAAACTGGAAGCGCAGGCTGCGGAGCTGAAAGACAAGTACCTGCGCGCCCATGCCGAAATGGAAAACACCCGCCGCCGTGCCGAGCGCGACGTGGCGGATGCGCGCAACTATTCCATCGCAGGTTTCGCCCGCGACATGCTGAATGTCGCCGACAATCTGGGCCGTGCGCTCGACGCGGTCGATCCGATGGCGCGCGAGGCCGCCGAAGGCACGTTGCGCTCGCTCCTCGACGGGGTCGATCTTACCGGCCGCGAGCTTCTGAAGTCCCTCGAAAAGCACGGCGTGAAACGCATCGACCCGAAGGGCCAGAAGTTCGATCCGAACTTCCACCAAGCCATGTTCGAGGTTCCCGACGAGTCGGTTCCGGCCGGAACGGTGGTGCAGGTGGTGCAGCCCGGCTACGGCATCGGCGAGCGCGTGCTGCGCCCGGCGATGGTCGGGGTCGCCAAGGGCGGTCCGAAAGCCGCCCCCACGGAAGGCGCCGAAGTCGATAAAACCGCCTGA
- a CDS encoding YraN family protein, whose product MTTPTSAKRNPDTKRKDAFLRGVSAEGRASLYLAAKGYRTLARRWKSPAGEIDLVVKRGKLIVFVEVKTRATLDSAAESVLPRQRRRITAAAEAWLATHPGHTSHDLRFDVVLIAPKRLPRHIEAAFEAEY is encoded by the coding sequence ATGACAACCCCGACGAGCGCGAAGCGGAACCCCGATACCAAGCGCAAGGACGCCTTCCTGCGCGGCGTCTCGGCGGAAGGGCGCGCTTCGCTTTATCTCGCGGCAAAAGGCTACCGCACGCTGGCGCGGCGTTGGAAAAGCCCGGCCGGCGAGATCGACCTCGTGGTGAAGCGCGGCAAGCTGATCGTGTTCGTGGAAGTGAAGACCCGCGCCACGCTCGATTCGGCAGCCGAGTCCGTGCTGCCCCGGCAGCGCAGGCGCATCACCGCCGCGGCAGAAGCCTGGCTGGCAACGCATCCCGGGCATACGAGCCATGATTTACGTTTCGACGTGGTGCTGATTGCACCGAAGCGGCTTCCGCGTCATATCGAGGCGGCATTCGAGGCCGAGTACTGA
- a CDS encoding coproporphyrinogen III oxidase → MADAFGVYVHWPFCLAKCPYCDFNSHVRHEKPDEARYARAIATELAYIKPRTASREVSSIFFGGGTPSLMQPSTVQHVLDEIAKHWTISKDVEITLEANPTSVEAERFRGYRAVGVNRVSLGVQALNDISLKNLGRMHTASEALAAVQVARENFPRISFDLIYARPDQSPQAWRDELAKALTFAPEHLSLYQLTIEPGTAFELLHRAGKLVTPDADTSRALWDVTQELCEARAMPAYEISNHAVAGAESRHNLVYWRYQEYAGTGPGAHGRIGADGARIATATEKNPERWLAQVEQQGHGLVEEEKLSQLEQADEMLVMGLRLAEGIDVARFEKLTGVSLNEERMTFLESEGLIERGANARLRVTPSGFPLLDAIVADLAA, encoded by the coding sequence TTGGCTGATGCCTTCGGCGTCTACGTGCACTGGCCGTTCTGCCTCGCGAAGTGCCCGTACTGCGATTTCAACTCGCATGTGCGCCACGAGAAGCCGGACGAAGCGCGCTATGCACGCGCGATCGCAACCGAACTCGCCTACATAAAGCCGCGCACGGCCTCGCGCGAAGTAAGCAGTATTTTCTTCGGCGGCGGCACGCCCTCGCTGATGCAGCCCTCTACCGTGCAGCACGTACTCGACGAAATCGCGAAGCACTGGACGATTTCAAAGGACGTCGAGATTACGCTGGAAGCGAACCCGACCAGCGTGGAAGCGGAACGCTTCCGCGGCTATCGCGCGGTAGGCGTGAATCGCGTTTCGCTCGGCGTGCAGGCGCTCAACGATATTTCGCTGAAGAACCTCGGCCGCATGCATACGGCAAGCGAAGCGCTCGCCGCGGTGCAGGTCGCGCGCGAAAACTTCCCACGCATTTCCTTCGACCTCATCTATGCGCGGCCGGACCAGTCGCCGCAGGCTTGGCGCGACGAACTGGCGAAGGCGCTTACCTTCGCGCCCGAACATCTCTCGCTGTATCAGCTCACCATCGAGCCGGGCACGGCGTTCGAACTCCTGCATCGCGCAGGAAAACTGGTGACGCCCGACGCCGATACTTCGCGCGCCCTGTGGGACGTGACGCAGGAACTATGCGAAGCGCGCGCGATGCCGGCCTACGAGATTTCCAATCACGCCGTTGCCGGCGCGGAGTCGCGGCATAATCTCGTCTACTGGCGCTATCAGGAATATGCGGGCACGGGACCGGGCGCGCATGGACGGATCGGCGCCGATGGCGCGCGTATCGCGACCGCGACCGAAAAAAATCCTGAACGCTGGCTCGCGCAGGTCGAGCAGCAAGGTCACGGGCTGGTCGAGGAAGAAAAGCTCTCTCAACTCGAACAGGCCGACGAGATGCTGGTGATGGGCCTGCGGCTTGCGGAAGGCATCGACGTCGCGCGCTTCGAGAAGCTCACCGGCGTTTCGCTGAACGAGGAGCGCATGACGTTTCTGGAGAGCGAAGGCCTGATCGAGCGCGGCGCGAACGCAAGGCTGCGGGTAACGCCTTCGGGCTTTCCGTTGTTAGACGCAATAGTTGCAGACTTGGCAGCGTAG
- a CDS encoding trimeric intracellular cation channel family protein: MTQLSLFLQILDYTGIALFAATGALAASRKQLDIVAFVFFATITALGGGTLRDILLDVPVFWVRHPLYLAIPLAMSVAVFFTAHLLESRYRVLLWADAVGLAAYAVVGAAKTLAVGASAADALALGILTATFGGVIRDVLAGEPSVILRGDLYITCAFAGALTFVLLALAGAPFWTGATAGFLVAFLVRAGTLVWGWTLPLYRPRPGRDSTKL; this comes from the coding sequence ATGACCCAGCTTTCCCTGTTTCTCCAGATTCTCGACTACACCGGCATCGCCCTCTTCGCCGCGACCGGCGCGCTCGCCGCTTCGCGCAAGCAACTCGACATCGTGGCCTTTGTCTTCTTTGCGACCATCACCGCGCTGGGCGGCGGCACGCTTCGCGACATTCTGCTCGACGTGCCTGTGTTCTGGGTGCGGCATCCCCTGTATCTCGCCATTCCGCTGGCAATGTCGGTCGCGGTTTTCTTCACCGCGCATCTGCTCGAGTCGCGCTATCGTGTGCTGCTGTGGGCCGACGCGGTCGGGCTTGCGGCCTACGCGGTGGTGGGCGCAGCGAAGACGCTTGCGGTCGGCGCGTCGGCGGCGGATGCGCTGGCGCTCGGTATCCTGACCGCGACTTTCGGCGGCGTGATTCGCGACGTGCTGGCGGGCGAGCCTTCCGTCATTCTCCGGGGCGACCTCTACATCACCTGCGCCTTTGCCGGGGCGCTGACCTTCGTCCTGCTGGCGCTGGCCGGTGCGCCGTTCTGGACCGGGGCCACGGCGGGGTTTCTGGTTGCCTTCCTTGTGCGCGCCGGAACGCTGGTCTGGGGCTGGACGCTTCCCCTTTACCGTCCCCGGCCGGGACGGGATTCGACCAAGCTTTAG
- the rph gene encoding ribonuclease PH, producing the protein MRPSGRANDEMRAVSFERGYSRHAEGSCLVRFGDTHVLVTASLEERLPPWLKGQGRGWVTAEYGMLPRSTHDRTRREAAGGKQSGRTLEIQRLIGRSLRTVTDLVALGERQITLDCDVIQADGGTRTASITGAWIALYDCIAWMKKRGMITKPVLTDQVAAISCGIVEGTPVLDLNYEEDSSAETDMNLVMTGSGGIIEIQGTAEKKPFTNEEMNALIELSRNGIRKLVDLQKTTVA; encoded by the coding sequence ATGCGGCCGAGCGGGCGGGCGAACGACGAGATGCGGGCGGTATCCTTCGAGCGCGGCTATTCGCGCCATGCGGAAGGCTCCTGCCTCGTGCGCTTCGGCGACACGCATGTGCTCGTCACCGCTTCGCTGGAAGAGCGGCTGCCGCCGTGGCTGAAGGGACAGGGCCGCGGCTGGGTGACGGCGGAATACGGGATGCTGCCGCGCTCGACGCATGACCGCACGCGGCGCGAAGCGGCGGGCGGCAAGCAGTCGGGACGCACGCTGGAAATCCAGCGCCTGATCGGACGTTCGCTGCGCACCGTCACCGATCTCGTTGCTCTGGGCGAACGCCAGATCACGCTCGACTGCGACGTGATCCAGGCGGACGGCGGCACGCGCACCGCGTCGATCACCGGCGCATGGATTGCGCTCTACGACTGCATCGCGTGGATGAAGAAGCGCGGCATGATCACAAAGCCCGTGCTGACCGATCAGGTGGCGGCGATCTCCTGCGGCATCGTCGAGGGCACGCCGGTGCTCGACCTCAACTACGAGGAAGACTCCAGCGCCGAGACCGACATGAACCTGGTCATGACCGGCTCAGGCGGCATCATCGAGATTCAGGGCACCGCCGAGAAAAAACCGTTCACCAACGAAGAAATGAACGCGCTGATCGAACTGTCGCGGAACGGCATCCGCAAGCTGGTTGATCTCCAGAAGACGACGGTCGCGTAG
- the hrcA gene encoding heat-inducible transcriptional repressor HrcA produces MSAEIPIRPAGQSLRELDERSREIFKRIVESYLATGEPVGSRNVARIIPMTLSPASVRNVMADLEGAGLIYSPHTSAGRLPTERGLRFFVDALLEIGDLAETERHKIEAQVKAARGGTLDEVLGQASTMLSGLSRGAGVVTATKTNPRLKQIEFVRLDRGRALAVLVSEDGHVENRLLDLPKDVPDSALVEATNFLSARIRGRTLGEVKSELERSLTAAKAELDELTQRIVSAGLASWSGGDAGSRRLIVRGHAKLLEDLKAAEDLERIRLLFDDLEQKGEVADLLGKAEEAEGLRIFIGSENKLFSLSGSSTIVAPYRNSEGRVVGVLGVIGPTRLNYARVIPMVDYTAQVVSKLLGN; encoded by the coding sequence TTGTCCGCCGAAATCCCGATCCGCCCTGCCGGCCAGAGCCTGCGCGAGCTGGACGAGCGCTCGCGCGAGATTTTCAAGCGCATCGTCGAGTCCTATCTCGCGACCGGCGAGCCGGTCGGCTCGCGCAATGTTGCGCGCATCATCCCGATGACGCTCTCGCCCGCCTCGGTGCGAAACGTGATGGCGGACCTCGAAGGCGCGGGACTGATCTATTCGCCGCATACCAGCGCGGGCCGCCTTCCCACAGAGCGGGGCCTGCGCTTCTTCGTCGATGCGCTGCTCGAAATCGGCGACCTCGCCGAAACCGAGCGCCACAAGATCGAGGCGCAGGTGAAGGCGGCGCGCGGCGGCACCCTCGACGAGGTGCTGGGGCAGGCGTCCACCATGCTCTCCGGCCTCTCGCGCGGCGCGGGCGTCGTGACCGCAACGAAAACCAATCCGCGCCTGAAGCAGATCGAGTTCGTGCGGCTCGATCGCGGCCGTGCGCTCGCGGTGCTGGTTTCCGAGGACGGCCATGTCGAGAACCGGCTGCTCGATCTGCCGAAGGACGTGCCGGATTCCGCGCTGGTCGAGGCCACCAATTTTCTCAGCGCCCGCATCCGCGGCCGCACGCTCGGCGAGGTGAAATCCGAACTGGAGCGCTCGCTCACGGCGGCGAAAGCCGAACTCGACGAACTTACGCAGCGCATCGTTTCGGCGGGACTGGCAAGCTGGTCCGGCGGCGACGCCGGTTCGCGCCGCCTGATCGTGCGCGGCCACGCGAAGCTGCTGGAAGACCTGAAGGCGGCAGAGGATCTGGAGCGCATCCGGCTTCTGTTCGACGATCTGGAACAGAAGGGCGAGGTCGCGGATTTGCTCGGCAAGGCGGAAGAAGCCGAGGGCCTACGCATCTTCATCGGCTCCGAGAACAAGCTGTTCTCGCTGTCCGGCTCCTCCACCATCGTTGCGCCCTACCGCAACAGCGAGGGCAGGGTGGTCGGCGTGCTCGGCGTGATCGGCCCGACCCGGCTCAACTATGCCCGCGTGATCCCGATGGTGGATTACACCGCGCAGGTGGTGAGCAAGCTCCTCGGCAATTAG